The Coregonus clupeaformis isolate EN_2021a chromosome 35, ASM2061545v1, whole genome shotgun sequence genome includes the window gacattcatgtcttaaagtaatgatgaactgtcgtttcaatttgcttatttgagcagttattgcaataatatggacttagtcttttaccaaatagggctatcttctatataccccctctacctacctacctacctcaggacacaactgattggctcaaacgcattaagaaggaaagaaattccacaaatgaacttttaagaaggcacacctgttaggcacacctgttagtgactacctcatgaagctggttgagagaatgccaagagtgtgcaaactgtcatcaagacaaagggtggctatttgaataatcttttgatttgtttcatgcttttttggttactacatgattccatatgtgttatttcatagttttgatgtcttcaatattattctacaatgtaaaaaagagtaaaaataaagaaaaacccttgaatgatagTTTATATCATTGGAGCAATAATTGACTATTGATATGAAAGTGGATTGAAAAGTCTAAAATATAGTTAAAACACTTGATTGATTCACCATCTTTTTCAGGACAGGAAAGTATTCTGCAGTCTTGGCTCTCTGTGCTCAAAGTGACCAATATCACAGGTGCATGGGTTTCAAATATGTAGACTAAGTCAGATGACAGATGGGGTAGCTGGACTAAGATGACAGAAAACCTTCCCACTGTCGACTTCAAAAGGCCCCAAAACTGAGGCTCAAATAGCAAAAATAATATGCTCTATTTAAGCGTCACCCTTTGCAAGAAAGGAAGGATACATGTTTAgctacttacagtggcttgcgaaagtattcaccccccttggcatttttcctgttttgttgccttacaacctggaattaaaaagggattttttgggggtttgtatcatatgatttacacaacatgcctaccactttgaagatgcaaaatatgtattactgtgaaacaaacaagaaataagacaaaaaaacagaacttgagcatgcataactattcacccaaatttggagtattttgtgtatggtccattacatgaaatccaaataaaaatccatttaaattacaggttgtaatgcaacaaaataggaaaaacgcgaagggggatgaatacttttgcaaggcactgtgtgcTTCCTTCCTTCGCGATCGACAGTGTGCCGGTTGTTTCTCGTCTTTCATCTGAAATAGTGTATTATTTGGCCGGGTCAGGATCAGCCCAGATTTACTGCAATAAACAAAGGTCAATGTCTAACACATAGATCTCAAATCCCCTGTGCAATTATTGAGCTGTAGCCCAAATCAGTATTGCTGTTTTGGCAGCCACTCCAGCCATTCCTCAATCTCTTGGTAGGTATTCTGACATTTATATGGAGAATGATGAGCAGGGTGCCAGATCCTTTTTTACAAGcagtaatttttattttatttggtatACAGTAAAATCCCAGGTGACGTTAATGGGTTGAAGAGGCTATTTTTTTCTGTTGccagaggagatgggaggagggcgTGGTGATGATGTCACTGTGATGAGGTCACATCCTGGAGATGGGGTTGATGCCCAGGATGTCAAAGCCTTTGGCCATGATGGCAGCAGTGGCGTCACACAGGAGCATCCTCCACATGTTTACTTTTACCACCTCACCtgtcgagagagagacaggacagcgagagacagagacagagagatgggtcaACACATAGATCGGAGGTCATTTCAATCCAATCAAATTACACAAAATCACGTCCCAATAACAGAGCAGTCACAAAATCAATGTTCACGATTCAACGATCCAAGGGGCAGATTGCTACACGGTGAGGAGATCCAATAGAAAttaagccagagagagagggcaaaTTAAACAGACGGGTCATTATAAGACATTAATGTAATTGACAAACAATACCATTTCCCATTCATTTACACTAACAAATCATCTGTTATCGTCGTATTAGAGTAATTCAAGCACTTGGTAATGTCCACGCCATTGTCATCCAATGATATATATCCCAGTTGGCTCCTTTAAAACCAATTTAGCAAAGGATGACAAAAGCAAAGATAGGGTGTTATTGAGAAACACCCATAGACTAGTCATGAAAGACTTGCATTGGTTTGTAGACTAGCATTTGTATGGCTAAAACTCAAATTGGCCTTCATTGTTACTATGGGTGGAAAACAGGCTGACATTCAGAATGTAATTCTTTAGAGTCTAAGACGTTGGGGGAGGGGAGGTGCtaaactgacatatggaattgttttaagatggtcatactatggatcatttagctatttgattttgaattttaggacccctttaggaataaaaaaatataaaaaaatgttttgataaaatattgatgttggcctttactactaaagcccatagaaacgcattgaataacacattcataaatggcaaaaggTACAGTCAAAGAataaatcataagaaacaaggttttgaagtgtctgtcctaaatctaggatatataaaatatataaatatatttttttatacacatATTTAATCCGgaaccggttaccttcagacgagtgcTGTGACACTTGGGGGGGTCGTGAGAACACCATagtgagtctcccctttccatagagtggtcataatggtctgtaggtcaaaccgttcggacgctacagttttcgtgagaagacccatttttgggatgtctcatggtctgacaaacaccgctctagctctgccacctttcaccgcagacgcggaagtgcgacactggcggatgcggtggattgagatgcagccaatGCAAAataacatatctctagcttaaactaacAGATTTtgatctggattttttttgttatgtaacttagattAACGCACCGGTGTgccaatcgactctagggggtttatGTGCTGTTGTGGCCTATAATTCACACTCAATTTGGTTGCAAGGAGGGCTAACTTGGGCGCTAACTCGGGAGCAGCACGTTAAGCTAACACTCTGTGGTATGCTAAACCCTAGGTAAGTAGGACTTAGCATTAGCGAAGCGGCCCACCGTAGGGTAAATGCTTACAGATGCGAGTGGATGGGCTAACAACGTCACTTGCTCTCTGACACCTCTGACTGGAGTTGTTTGTGAGTGTCCCTCCCAATGGGCAATTTAGGATTATTTGAGACCAGCAGAAGTCTGGGGCTGTGCATGACAGCAACTACCGAATGGCAAAGCCAAGAAATATCTCTGATTTTAAGAGTACTCCTAACAGGGATATGTAGAACCAGCATTTAGTATGGAccattggatggatggatgtatggatgaatggagacagacagaccaactaATAGACGGATAGATAAAGATGGACAACTTTCTCAGTCTCCATCACCCCAGTGTCTCTGCCCTACCTGTCTGGCGGTCTTTCTCAATACAGTAGCAGCTGTCGTAGAACTCTGTGAAGGTTGTGGCCAGCTCATACAGGTAGTCACACAGCGTGTGGAGCAGCAGGTCATCCAGGATCTTCTGGAGGATCTCAGGGAAGCGCAAGAGACACTTGCCCAGCTTCCACTCCTTGTCGTGCTCCAGGAGCACCTCCGTGGTCTCTGCTGCTTTACGGAGCGCTGCCTCGTCGATGTTAGCCAGCCGGGCTATGGacctgcagacagagacacaggagggGAAGGGGTATGAATTGGAGTAGGATATGGCAGACCAGTTCTATTTTATAAAGCGTACCTACATTGTGATTACATTGTAACTAGGCAGGTTATCACATGATTATAGCAATATGTGTTAGGTGGGACTACAATTGACAAATCCCAGGTGATGCTGCAGGTCCAGATAGTTCAGTTGGTTGGAGCATAATCTCTTGTGGACAGTTTCTCGTGGACAGATGAAATCTGTCAAGGCTCACATAGAATTATGTGATTACGAGCAGCAGTAGTTCCTGGTTTTGGGTTTGAATCATTGATTATTTGGACGAATCAGGATGCGGCGAAGGCGGTGCTTAAACTGGGGCAGTGATTTTCAAGCTCGTGTGAAGATAATAAACGGTTTCCACTAGATTCCAGAgcccacaaagtcaaaattggttagatgataaaaattcatgaaaacaaagaTGTCCTTTTTGGCCACGATAAACATGGGTGAAATTAGCGGAAGGGAGTTCAATTTGCGAGGGAGGAGACTTTGCTTCCTTCCTTTGCACAAAGGTAATCATAATTGTTAATGGTATTTCCCCCCAGAAGTAAAATACGAAATGACAGACTTTCGCGAGATAATTTTACTTCTGGGTAACCGAGATTAGTTGGAGCATGATGCCGGCTATCAAAAGAGACTATATCTGATCCTGACTGGGACTGACAGTGAATCAAATGATCCCAGAACAATGCCATTGTGTTCTTTGGCTATCTCCAACCGCAGATCTACAAGATGAGCAGCATTCAGGGTTTCAAACCCAATGCTCAAACAAGCGTGTGTAACCCCAGTTCCCCTCCACAGCAGGAGCCACCGCCATCTGTGAGTGCTCTATTGACTTAGTGTGTGACCATCGACCACCCTGAACAAGACTGCTTTTTCCCCCTCCACCCATGTGCAGATAAATGGAGACTGAGACTGGGGGCGTGGCCACTCTGGGCCAATACCACTAGGGGACTGCAAGGGTCCTTCACCTGATGCGGGTGAAGGCGTAGAGGAGGTAGGCGGCCGTGTTGCCCCGGTCGTCCAGCATCTTGTCGAAGGAGAACACGTAGTCGTTTATGCGGTTGTGCGATAGGTCGGCGTACTTGATGCAGCCGAACGCCACCGAGCGCTGGGCCTTGGTCAGATCCTCCGTGCTCAGCACCTGGGGCAGAAAGACATCATATGATCAGAGTTACAGCCAATCAGGCATGTGTTCAGTCACTGGACATCTGATATGGGTCAcaacttgtttgtgtgtgtcacaaGAGTTCTGGGACAAGTtcaagtactgtactgtactgctatAAGTCTGACCTGTCATTCTGACATTCATGTCGAGTCAAATACCCTGTTCGGTATGGACAGGCTCACAAGTACCTAGAGAGAGTGGGGATGTGTGTGGATTGTGTTAGTATTTGTATGTATAGGATTTGTGTGCTTGAGTGTTTTGTGCAGGGCGGGTGTATTTGAATGGGACAAACAGGTGGCAGGGTTGGGCACGTGGCCAGCCCCGTGGTGCCAACGATGCTACGTAGGGGCCTGGAGAAAAACGGGCTGGGGGAGTACGCTTCCTGCGCTAACAAAATAAAAAGATCTCAGAATAGATCTGAATTGGCTCCCTCAGCCGGCGTTTGCTTAATTGATTACGCCCTAGGGAGCAGCGCAATTATACACCCACTAACTTTTCCGCATAATTTAATGCAGCGTGTGTAACTTTAGATATCCTTGACAATTATAGGCTTAGCAgaaacacatcagccaaaccccaCTTCAGAGGACCTCTTCTTGcttcatagacacacacacaagtaatAGGATCAGAAAAAAAGAGGCGGACTGCGATTTGCAGGCAGACAGCTACGCCAGGTGGAAGGAGCATGCGTTTCTGTATCCCAACGAGCCTTTAGAACACAAAGATTAGAGAGAGGCATCGTTCACAGTGCTGTGTTCAACGCAGGAGACAATCTGCAACAGCAGtagctgtttgttctctgtttaAAACTCCAAATGGACTCACTGTGGGGCTTCAGTAAAGACTTCACACAGCCAGGCTGGTTTCACACTCATTAGTAAGATGACTGTTCAGGCTGTAGTAATGACGTGTTCTACACTCTCCCGTTAGTGTTTGGGTGGGTGCGTGTGGATACCCTGCAGTTTCGTCCCAGCCAAGTACTATCAACTATCACACCTGATTTGCCCTCGACAAAGAGTTGAAGAGTTTATGGCTATGTAGTATTGTTGGAAAGACAGGCAGCATCCATTCTTCACCTTGTCCCTGTCCTTCTCCTTGAGTTTGTCCATGGACCTCTTCAGGCCTTCGTCCAGCAGGTCCATCAGCCTCACCGTGTCCCCGGAGCGAGTCTTAAACTTCTTTCTGTGGACAAACAGACAAAGACAACACTCAGGCCCTGTTAAAATCCATCTCAAAAacacatccttccttccttcaccaGTAATCTAACATAACTGGATCTGCGACAACTAAGTAGTGTTCCACTTACATGGCTCTATCCAATCATGTTCAATTAATGAAATCATGTTAAATTAGTGATCATGAGAAATGATGTGTGCTTTTCCACTTTCCCGTATTGGACTGTGAACAGCGTTCAACAGTGCTTCAGCTCCCTCCCAGCCTATAGTGAAGTACTAGGCGCTAACCACCACTTAGTTTGCTCCTCTCACCTCCCCTACAGCCTCTTACGACCAACAACCCATTCTCTGCCTGTGTTTGATGTTTTATTAATGCACTAGGTGATATTATCTGCTGGTTAACGAGACTCCTAGTAGCCATACACAACAAGATGATGCGCGACCAATGGGCCAATAGAGCAAATGAATGGACAAATAAAAGCTAAGTGTGCTAATTCAATAGGCTGATGAGGCCACAAGCGGGTGGGTGTTCTCTTGGACGGCCCAGTACAGTATACTGAGCTATGAACACTAAATTAGGCATGTGTCTGTGATTGTTGGAGTATGCCAATCTGGGTCgcattcattaggcaccaaatggaagaaaacgtaCTGAAACAGGAGGTGCaccctggacttgtccaataagaagcaCTCATTTTCATTTTCTGTTGCAAACTGTTTTAAaactgttttgttgttgtgtgccCTAGCGAATAGGACCCTGGAAAAACGAACTTCAGTAATTTGTAGATACTCACTTGTCCTCTCCCAGCACCACTCCGAAACCAGCGTGCTCCACTCGTGTCACATTGGGGTCGTACCAGCCAATCATCTGAGCCGCTGCAAACACTAGCTGGAAGTGGGTGCCCTGTTGTGAAAAAAACAGACATACGCATAATAAACTACagccaaaaaaataaatacaaataaaacgaGTATTGGACACCAGTTAAATGTTTAGACAGAGTTTGACAGGCTAATAGTGACGGTTGCAAAACATTGCAAGTAAGCCTCATGATTTTGCATGTATGATCCATTCCAGTAGAAACTTCTGCAGCATAAAAATTACGGTGAACACTCAGACAAGCCAATGCTTGTGGTGTTGAACTACAGTGAGTGAGCAGTACTCTGGAGTCCCCTACTCACGGCTGTCTCTGACAGCGTCTTTCTTCTCACAGAGAAACCAAGACACAGACGGCTGACCCCAAGTGGATTACATTTTCAGCAGGTGACACCATTGGTGTCAAAGCCAGGACCTCAGAGGCACAACAGAGGTAgcatggtcccagatctgttggtccCTAATGCTGTCATTGTCAAAGCCAAACATGTATGGCATGACAATGAGTaggcatgatagcacaaacagactggcactcaggcctCCCTCCACACCCTTCTCACCTGGCCGCTGTCCGTCACGTAAATGATGATGTCTGCCTTCTCGTCAAAGATACGGTGGCGCAGGGCGGCCAGGTCTGATGTGTCGTAGGTGTAGCCACCGTCAGACTTCACCACTGTCAGGGGGATCTGCTGGCCCGGGGCAAACACTATCTTACGACCCTCGTCCATCTCCACCAGgcctggagggagggagtgaaagagagtgagtgaTTGAGCGAGCGAGAAAGAGGAGAAAATGACTGGGAGTATTGCTGAGACAACAGTGCCCCCTTCTGGTCACATAGGCCAACTACAGCAAACTGCACAGTACAGCAACCAACCTGAGGCGAAGAGTACATGATGTCCTTCTAGCTCAATATGAATAAGCTGAATATCAACTGAATGACAACGTAAAGCTATCTTTGTTTTGATTGATTTAAACTGAATGACCTTTGGCCTCAAACTCTTTGACCACGGCGGTCATCTTCTCCTGGTAGAAGGACTCTCCTCTCTCGATGATCTGAATGTCCAGACAGTTGTAGATCTTCTGGAATTCTACGAGAGACAAAGACAAGAGTTGGTGGGTAAATCTCTGTTAGAGTACAGTAGCAACATCAGGGGGAAATCAACACTAAACACATTGCATGTCTTTGGATGAGACTTGAGAAAGTGAAGTCACTCGATCAGGGGAAAAAATAGATAAAAGGATGGAGCAACCTAATTGCCCTTCCTCAGCTGTGTCTCCGTGGGCACTGCTGGCTGATAAAGGCATTGGgaacattgtctctctctctcgctctccctccctcctcctcctcctctctctccctgtctgtcacgTCAAGGTTTAAATCCTCCCAGAGATCGCACACAGTATGGAGAGCTGTGACCTGTCAGAGCTCCGACGCCTCAGGCTTGCCATGACctttatcacacacacacgctcacacacaaagTCCAATTAAACAGAACTGACAATAGAGCAGTCACCCTGAAAACTAGTGGCAAGAACCTCATCACCCCATGTGAACATTCCATTTTGAAGATTTTAAAAACTCCATGGTGCTGATGAACATCTCAAACTCCAATATGCCCAATGCCACAACTTTATCTGGGTGTCTGATTGTGACCTTTCATTCAAACCTGAACTACTGTAGCCTATATCTTAATTTTTGTGAATGTACTTCTGCTAAATAATGTTATCTTTAGGGCCCTAGTTATCTTTGACTCTTCACAGTACTTGGCATAAGGTCTAACTACCCCTAGATCAAATACTTTATTAGAATTGTTTAACTTTCATCATCCCTTCATCTATCCATTCATCCCACCCACCATTCCTGGAAACGTCACAGATGAGGTTCCATCCTTTGATGAAGGCTGGGTCTTTGCTCTGCAGCTTGACCACACACTGGTAGGCCCTCTTCTTAAAGTCCTCCTCCTCATCAAAACGCTTCTTAGACTCCTggtacacacagacagagacagacagacagacagacagacagacagacagacagacagacagacagacagacagacagacagacagacagacagacagggagggaggaatcACTCATATCAGCAGGGGAGACAATAGTTAACATATCTGATGACGGCTAGTGAGGAACAGAATGTATTGTATGCCTAGGATAGTCTACACAACTCAAAAGTTGGCCAGAGGAAAGGACATGCCATTTCTGATGCCAAACCCTTTTTCTTGTCTTTTTTTTAACCCACCACCTCCATCTAGTGGTCAACTTTATAGAAAAAGCAGATGTTTTGGGTGGACTCACTTTGTAGAAGGCCTGCAGGTCTCCGATAGGAGGGGACACGGTTAGGTAGTTTGGGAACTTGTCTTGCAGGTGAGCGATGAGCATCCCAAACTGTGTGCCCCAGTCCCCTACGTGATTCAGCCTGGGGCACACAACACAAATAAATGCACAGTGATGACATGGTaaaccaaaacacacacaaaaggaTATACTGCAGAGCAGGGTGTCACATAAATAAACTAGCATACGGTGCAATGTGGGGGTGGCTCTGGCTCGGTTGGTATTAATTTGCCTTAGTCATGGTATATTAGTGACTGGCATTTGCTACAGCTGTTTAATAATGTACCACAAAAactacacacagttgaagtcgtaagtttacatacacttaggttggagtcattaaaacttgtttttcaaccactccacacatttcttggtaacaaactatagttttggcaagttggttaggacatctactttgtgcatgacacaagtactttttccaacaattgtttacagatagattatttcacttataattcactgtatcacaattccagtgggtcagaagtttacatacactaagttgactgtgcctttaaatagattggaaaattccagaaaatgatgtcatggctttagaagcttctgataggctaatttacataatttgagtcaattagaggtgtacctgtggatgtatttcaaggcctaccttcaaactcagtgcctctttgcttgacatcatgggaaaatcaaaagaaatcagccaagacctcagaaaaaaattattgtagacctccacaagtctggttcatccttgggagcaatttccaaacgcctgaaggtaccatgttcatctgtacaaacaatagtacgcaagtataaacaccatgggaccatgcagccatcataccgctcaggaaggagatgcgttctgtctcctagatatgaacgtactttggtgcgaaaagtgcaaatcaatcccagaacagcagcaaaggaccttgtgaagatgctggaggaaacaggtacaaaagttactatatccacagtaaaacgagtcctatatcgacataacctgaaaggccactcagcaaggaagaagacactgctccaaaaccaccataaaaaagccagactacggtttgcaactgcacatggggacaaagatcgtactttttggagaaatgtcctctggtctgatgaaacaaaaatagaactgtttggccataatgaccattgttatgtttggaggaaaaagggggttgcttgcaagccgaagaacaccatcccaaccgtgaagcacagggatggcagcatcatgctgtgggggtgctttgctgcaggagggactggtgcacttcacaaaatagatggcatcatgaggaagtaaaatgatgtggatatattgaagcaacatctcaagacatcagtcaggaagttaaagcttggtcgc containing:
- the LOC121550477 gene encoding arginine--tRNA ligase, cytoplasmic-like is translated as MGDPVSEYTSRLQQQELEIHSLTAEIESLKNPQNLGLSSHLDGLKEENVKLKYRLNVLKRSLQEERSQCSKTMMNINQRLQEIFGEAIREACPDLENPPLTVTPNQQAKFGDYQCNSAMAMAQMMKSKGLKVNPREIAEKILQNIPDNELIEKTEIAGPGFINVQLKRSFVSKLLTNLLLNGVRPPPLASKKKVVVDFSSPNIAKEMHVGHLRSTIIGDSMCRLFEFLGYNVLRLNHVGDWGTQFGMLIAHLQDKFPNYLTVSPPIGDLQAFYKESKKRFDEEEDFKKRAYQCVVKLQSKDPAFIKGWNLICDVSRNEFQKIYNCLDIQIIERGESFYQEKMTAVVKEFEAKGLVEMDEGRKIVFAPGQQIPLTVVKSDGGYTYDTSDLAALRHRIFDEKADIIIYVTDSGQGTHFQLVFAAAQMIGWYDPNVTRVEHAGFGVVLGEDKKKFKTRSGDTVRLMDLLDEGLKRSMDKLKEKDRDKVLSTEDLTKAQRSVAFGCIKYADLSHNRINDYVFSFDKMLDDRGNTAAYLLYAFTRIRSIARLANIDEAALRKAAETTEVLLEHDKEWKLGKCLLRFPEILQKILDDLLLHTLCDYLYELATTFTEFYDSCYCIEKDRQTGEVVKVNMWRMLLCDATAAIMAKGFDILGINPISRM